In the Pseudomonas sp. DTU_2021_1001937_2_SI_NGA_ILE_001 genome, one interval contains:
- a CDS encoding ABC transporter substrate-binding protein, producing MMRLLFLLGLATSFGAYASDYPLTVRSCDRDVTFQHAPQHAVSQDVNMTDMLLALGLRERMAGFSGITGWKTLQDPLREQLAGLKEIAPRAPSLENLVDAGTDLYFAGWNYGMRIGGPVTPQTLAPFGIPVYELSESCSFVMPRPAASFDDLYHDLDNLGRIFSVEKRAQALIEQTRQRVAAVRERLEGDLERPRVFIYDSGEDRPFTSGRLGMPQALIEAAGGRNIMDDVQASWTSVGWESVVERNPEVIIIIDYGPTSWEAKREFLVNHPALRDVAAVHNLNIEVLSYLQATPSLHNAEALETLAQVLHPERFAEASR from the coding sequence ATGATGCGACTGCTGTTTCTCCTCGGCCTGGCGACCAGCTTCGGCGCCTACGCCAGCGACTACCCGCTGACCGTGCGCAGTTGCGACCGCGACGTGACCTTCCAGCACGCACCGCAACACGCGGTCAGCCAGGACGTGAACATGACCGACATGCTCCTGGCCTTGGGCCTACGCGAGCGCATGGCCGGCTTCAGTGGCATTACCGGTTGGAAGACCCTGCAAGATCCGCTGCGCGAGCAGCTTGCCGGGCTCAAGGAAATCGCCCCGCGCGCCCCTTCGCTGGAAAACCTGGTCGATGCCGGCACCGACCTGTATTTCGCCGGCTGGAACTATGGCATGCGTATCGGCGGCCCGGTCACCCCGCAGACCCTTGCGCCGTTCGGCATTCCCGTCTACGAGTTGAGCGAGTCCTGCTCGTTCGTCATGCCCCGCCCCGCCGCCAGCTTCGACGACCTGTACCACGACCTCGATAACCTGGGGCGGATCTTCTCGGTCGAGAAACGCGCCCAGGCCCTCATCGAGCAGACCCGCCAGCGTGTCGCGGCCGTACGTGAGCGCCTGGAAGGCGACCTCGAGCGCCCACGGGTGTTCATCTACGACAGCGGCGAAGACCGCCCCTTCACCTCCGGGCGCCTGGGCATGCCCCAGGCGCTGATCGAGGCCGCTGGCGGGCGCAACATCATGGACGACGTGCAAGCCAGCTGGACCAGCGTCGGTTGGGAGAGCGTGGTGGAGCGCAACCCCGAGGTGATCATCATCATCGACTACGGCCCTACCTCCTGGGAAGCCAAGCGCGAGTTTCTGGTCAACCACCCGGCGTTGCGTGATGTCGCGGCGGTGCACAACCTGAACATCGAAGTGCTCAGCTACCTGCAGGCCACACCCTCGCTGCACAACGCCGAGGCCCTGGAGACACTGGCCCAGGTGCTGCACCCCGAGCGTTTCGCCGAGGCCTCGCGTTGA
- a CDS encoding ABC transporter ATP-binding protein, whose protein sequence is MTHLAIERLNWGDAQRFRLVDIDLQVADGEFVGLIGPNGSGKTSLLRCAWRFSRPAGGQVRLAGEDLWLRSQRWSAQHIAVMQQEFPQDFGLSVAEVVGMGRAPHKKLLEGDNAEDRALVEQALQRTGMHAHGARAFASLSGGEKQRVLLARALVQQPRLLILDEPTNHLDPRYQLELLQLLRRLRLSTLASFHDLNLAAAFCDRLYVLKDGQAVASGTPAQVLTPALLHEVFGLQALVDTHPLAPHPRITWITRP, encoded by the coding sequence ATGACCCACCTGGCCATCGAACGCCTGAACTGGGGCGATGCGCAGCGCTTTCGCCTGGTCGATATCGACCTGCAGGTCGCCGACGGCGAGTTCGTTGGCCTGATCGGCCCCAACGGCAGCGGCAAGACCAGCCTGTTGCGCTGCGCCTGGCGCTTCAGCCGCCCGGCCGGCGGCCAGGTACGGCTTGCCGGCGAAGACCTGTGGCTGCGCAGCCAGCGCTGGAGCGCACAGCACATTGCGGTGATGCAACAGGAGTTTCCCCAGGACTTCGGCCTGAGCGTTGCCGAGGTGGTGGGCATGGGCCGCGCCCCGCACAAGAAGCTGCTCGAGGGAGACAACGCTGAGGACCGGGCGCTGGTCGAACAGGCCCTGCAGCGCACCGGCATGCACGCACACGGCGCGCGAGCCTTCGCCAGCCTTTCCGGCGGCGAGAAGCAGCGCGTGCTGCTGGCCAGGGCACTGGTGCAGCAGCCGCGCCTGCTGATCCTCGACGAGCCCACCAACCACCTGGACCCGCGCTACCAGCTGGAGCTGTTGCAGTTGCTGCGCCGACTGCGCCTGAGCACCCTGGCCAGCTTCCACGATCTGAACCTGGCAGCCGCGTTCTGCGACCGCCTTTACGTGCTCAAGGACGGCCAGGCGGTGGCCAGCGGCACGCCTGCCCAAGTGCTGACCCCGGCGCTGCTGCACGAGGTGTTCGGCCTGCAAGCGCTGGTCGACACCCACCCTCTTGCCCCCCATCCACGCATTACCTGGATAACCCGACCATGA
- a CDS encoding TonB-dependent receptor gives MSRFLPASIVQRSLRWNLVPLLAFSPLALAESGLSLPPTTVSEVGEVPASGLDAPQPSASRLALSALQTPASVTRIDHQSLESRANPSVQDAVSRTPGITSIAAPGNGNTALSARGFSGHESVMTLFDGSRLYTGMGSQTFPVDTWMVEHIDVLRGPASVLYGEGATGATVNIVPKKPFEGEIRNRLRLGYGSWDQQQAALDSGGSLNQHLSYRLTLNQQQSNGWVDHGNSRNTALSAALRWQATDALSFTLAHERGDSEPASYFGTPLLDGHYHDSLRDKNYNLHNAVQRNDDQWTRLNTDWQINDSLSASNQLYFITSRRHWRNAEIYTWNGAREQLLRSDYLEIKHDQEQLGDRQTFTWHHSLFGLDSQTLVGAEYNRIRFRLDNNSPYTDVGGDYIDAWRPADGYFQSQSAFRPLADTLTHSVALFAENRLQLSERWSLVTGVRRDHNQLQREDLRDASRSERNLNGGNWRAGLVFAVTDQLSLYGQYSTSEDGISNLITLSPSQQQLDLTEARQTELGLKQRFWNGDGEWTLAAFHIVKKKLLSTDPLTRLSQQVGQQSSDGLEASLELNLERGWQVSANAALLRARFDDFDDLAGGEPVSRAGNRPIDVPRRTANLWLNKDLGHQVDAGVGLRYVDARYADVANTTQVPGYTVVDASLGWQARPDVHLGMQLYNLLDRRYAVTGQNSGQQWLMGAPRSLLVTADYSF, from the coding sequence ATGTCCCGATTTCTCCCTGCCAGCATCGTGCAGCGTTCGCTGCGCTGGAACCTCGTGCCGTTACTGGCCTTTTCTCCCCTCGCCCTGGCCGAAAGCGGCCTGTCGTTGCCGCCGACCACCGTCAGTGAGGTGGGCGAAGTGCCAGCTTCCGGCCTCGACGCCCCGCAACCCAGCGCTTCGCGGCTTGCCCTCAGCGCGCTGCAGACGCCGGCCAGCGTGACCCGCATCGATCACCAAAGCCTGGAAAGCCGCGCCAACCCCAGCGTGCAGGATGCCGTGAGCCGCACACCGGGCATCACCAGCATCGCCGCCCCCGGCAATGGCAACACCGCGCTCTCGGCACGCGGCTTCAGCGGCCATGAGTCGGTAATGACCCTGTTCGACGGCTCGCGGCTGTACACCGGCATGGGCAGCCAGACCTTTCCCGTAGACACCTGGATGGTCGAGCACATCGACGTGCTGCGCGGCCCGGCCTCGGTGCTGTATGGCGAAGGCGCCACCGGGGCGACAGTCAACATCGTGCCGAAGAAGCCCTTCGAAGGTGAGATCCGCAACCGCCTGCGCCTCGGCTACGGGTCGTGGGACCAGCAGCAGGCCGCGCTGGACAGCGGCGGTTCGCTGAATCAGCACCTCAGTTATCGGCTGACCCTCAACCAGCAGCAGAGCAACGGCTGGGTCGACCACGGCAACTCGCGCAACACGGCCTTGAGCGCCGCGCTGCGCTGGCAAGCCACCGACGCGCTGAGTTTCACCCTGGCCCACGAGCGGGGCGACAGCGAACCGGCCAGTTATTTCGGCACCCCGCTGCTCGACGGCCACTACCACGACAGCCTGCGCGACAAGAACTACAACCTGCACAACGCGGTGCAGCGCAACGACGACCAGTGGACGCGACTGAACACCGACTGGCAGATCAACGACAGCTTGAGTGCCAGCAACCAGCTCTATTTCATCACCAGCCGCCGTCACTGGCGCAACGCCGAGATCTACACCTGGAATGGCGCGCGCGAACAACTGCTGCGCAGCGATTACCTGGAAATCAAACACGACCAAGAGCAGCTAGGCGACCGCCAGACCTTCACCTGGCACCACAGCCTGTTCGGTCTGGACAGCCAGACCCTGGTCGGCGCCGAGTACAACCGCATCCGCTTCCGCCTCGACAACAACTCGCCTTACACCGACGTCGGCGGTGACTACATCGACGCCTGGCGGCCTGCCGACGGCTATTTCCAGAGCCAGTCAGCGTTTCGCCCACTGGCCGACACCTTGACCCACAGCGTCGCGCTGTTCGCCGAAAACCGCCTGCAGCTCTCCGAGCGTTGGTCGCTGGTCACTGGCGTGCGCCGCGACCATAACCAGCTGCAACGCGAAGACCTGCGCGACGCCAGCCGCAGCGAGCGGAACCTGAATGGCGGCAACTGGCGCGCCGGGCTGGTGTTCGCGGTCACCGACCAGCTGTCGCTGTATGGCCAGTATTCGACGTCCGAAGATGGCATCAGCAACCTCATCACCCTCAGCCCCAGCCAGCAGCAGCTGGACCTTACCGAAGCGCGGCAGACCGAACTGGGCCTGAAGCAGCGCTTCTGGAACGGCGATGGCGAGTGGACCCTGGCAGCCTTCCATATCGTCAAGAAGAAACTGCTCAGCACCGACCCGCTGACGCGCCTCAGCCAGCAGGTCGGCCAGCAGTCTTCCGACGGCCTTGAGGCCAGCCTGGAGCTGAACCTGGAGCGTGGCTGGCAGGTGTCGGCCAATGCCGCGTTGCTGCGCGCGCGTTTCGATGACTTCGACGACCTGGCCGGCGGCGAGCCGGTGTCGCGGGCCGGCAACCGCCCGATCGACGTGCCGCGGCGCACCGCCAACCTGTGGTTGAACAAGGACCTCGGTCATCAGGTGGATGCCGGTGTCGGCCTGCGCTACGTGGACGCGCGCTACGCCGACGTGGCCAACACCACCCAGGTGCCGGGCTACACCGTGGTCGACGCCAGCCTGGGCTGGCAGGCACGGCCCGACGTGCATCTGGGCATGCAACTGTATAACCTTCTGGACCGCCGCTATGCGGTGACCGGGCAGAACAGCGGCCAGCAATGGCTGATGGGGGCGCCCCGCTCGCTGCTGGTCACCGCCGACTACAGCTTCTGA
- a CDS encoding flagellar motor protein MotB gives MKDKASEWVSVSDLMAGVMAVVMLMLVVSVLQNKAAEAASQVQRQLQESARNQDLRDLLADMQRDLLHSGESRLLDIDVQGRRLVLPDDAFARGSACITPATRNLLGRLALRVAEFMRTHPQAQLLVEGHTDSLPVTRPVTDLNRYCTVYDDNYTLSAARAREARKLLIQALDAGQALRVVVAGYGDSRPRPGLAPQDALNRRVEIQLQAAPTSTGL, from the coding sequence ATGAAGGACAAAGCCAGTGAATGGGTGTCGGTTTCCGACTTGATGGCCGGCGTCATGGCGGTGGTGATGCTCATGCTGGTGGTCTCGGTTCTGCAGAACAAGGCCGCCGAAGCCGCCAGCCAGGTACAACGACAGCTGCAGGAAAGCGCACGCAACCAGGACCTGCGTGACCTGCTCGCAGACATGCAGCGCGACCTGCTGCACAGTGGCGAATCGCGCCTGCTGGACATTGATGTCCAGGGCCGCCGCCTGGTGTTGCCCGACGACGCCTTCGCCCGCGGCAGCGCCTGCATCACCCCGGCCACCCGCAACCTGCTGGGCCGCCTGGCGCTGCGCGTAGCGGAATTCATGCGCACTCACCCACAGGCGCAACTGCTGGTGGAGGGCCATACCGACAGCCTGCCGGTGACCCGACCGGTCACCGACCTGAACCGCTACTGCACGGTCTACGACGACAACTACACCCTCTCCGCCGCCCGCGCCCGCGAGGCCCGCAAACTGCTGATCCAGGCACTCGACGCAGGCCAGGCGTTGCGTGTGGTGGTGGCCGGATACGGCGATTCCAGGCCACGCCCCGGTCTGGCGCCGCAAGACGCGCTGAACCGCCGGGTGGAAATCCAGCTCCAGGCGGCACCTACCAGCACCGGCCTTTGA